In the genome of Gemmatimonadota bacterium, one region contains:
- a CDS encoding RNA polymerase sigma factor — protein sequence MAGDELVESLVRQAAAGDERAFGALVRQFYHQIHRWALVMAGDADEADDVTQEVLLRLYRYLPGYRGRARFSTWLYQVTRSAALGSLRRRVRRRLAAAGLARWADPVLEGETDPAAALDAARAADLVRTFFSELPPRQREVFDLADLKGFAPAEIAELLDMKPVTVRAHLFKARRAIRSRILERSPGLVEGTGS from the coding sequence GTGGCTGGCGATGAACTGGTGGAGAGCCTCGTGCGGCAGGCCGCTGCGGGCGACGAGCGAGCGTTCGGCGCCCTGGTACGCCAATTCTACCACCAGATCCATCGCTGGGCGCTGGTCATGGCGGGCGATGCCGACGAGGCGGACGACGTGACCCAGGAGGTGCTTCTTCGGCTTTACCGCTACCTGCCCGGCTACCGCGGCCGAGCGCGCTTCAGCACATGGTTGTACCAGGTGACCCGCAGCGCCGCTCTGGGCTCGCTCCGCCGCCGGGTGCGGCGCCGGCTTGCCGCGGCGGGCCTGGCGCGCTGGGCGGACCCGGTGCTCGAGGGGGAAACCGACCCGGCCGCTGCGCTGGACGCCGCCCGCGCAGCCGACCTGGTGCGCACCTTCTTCAGTGAGCTGCCGCCGCGCCAGCGCGAGGTCTTCGACCTGGCCGACCTGAAGGGGTTTGCGCCTGCAGAGATCGCCGAGCTGCTGGACATGAAACCCGTGACCGTGCGCGCCCATCTGTTCAAGGCCCGGCGGGCCATCCGCTCGCGGATACTCGAGCGGTCGCCCGGGCTGGTGGAGGGAACCGGCTCATGA
- a CDS encoding HAMP domain-containing histidine kinase has translation MRRPDNQRHLLSLINDLLEFVKIEGGQVEYHFRDVPVNAALLGLDGLIAPQVQRKELRYIYRPCDPQLAVRADQDKIQQVLLNLLSNAIKFTDAGGGIMLESEVDDERVAIHVRDTGRGTPPEKLQSIFEPFGQVDRAGAGDQPHTGARHARRRGGGQRARQGIDVHRVAGARRGGAGRVGLTCVTAAALGGSPP, from the coding sequence ATGCGGCGTCCTGATAACCAGCGGCACCTGCTCAGCCTGATCAATGACCTGCTCGAGTTCGTCAAGATCGAGGGAGGACAGGTCGAGTACCATTTCCGTGACGTGCCGGTCAACGCCGCGCTTCTCGGGCTGGACGGGTTGATCGCGCCGCAGGTGCAGCGGAAGGAACTTCGTTACATCTACCGCCCCTGTGACCCGCAGCTCGCGGTACGCGCGGATCAGGACAAGATCCAGCAGGTGCTGCTGAACCTGCTGTCCAATGCCATCAAGTTTACGGATGCGGGCGGCGGGATAATGCTGGAATCTGAAGTCGACGACGAGCGTGTTGCCATCCACGTCCGCGACACGGGTCGCGGCACCCCGCCCGAGAAGCTGCAGAGCATCTTCGAGCCGTTCGGCCAGGTGGACCGGGCTGGGGCTGGCGATCAACCGCACACTGGCGCGCGGCATGCGCGGCGACGTGGTGGTGGCCAGCGAGCCCGGCAGGGGATCGACGTTCACCGTGTGGCTGGCGCGCGTCGGGGCGGCGCCGGCCGCGTTGGGCTCACCTGCGTGACCGCGGCTGCCCTTGGGGGCTCGCCTCCGTAG
- a CDS encoding 6-bladed beta-propeller encodes LEVDAAGRIYVLDRQEQEIRVFDARGAYVRTIGRKGRGPGEFQGANGMEWDRAGNLWVADPMNTRYTVFDTAGRFLRTYRRPIPSYGYSWEGGFDREGRLYDTHFAAAGPRPEDRVHALVRFDSDMQPRDTFPLPYAEEEAFRLETRGGTTRIFFAVPFAPRMHWLLDPRGYIWFGFPDRYRIYQRRLKGDTARMIEREAKPVPVSRAERQREIERLQPVIGQGAQVDLSRIPRFKPAFEGLLLDDAGRLWVLLPRADRDLRTSFDVFSPDGRYLAHPRIEAHLLGGVGSPLLLRGDRLYGVVRDELDVPHVIRARIDR; translated from the coding sequence ACCTGGAGGTAGACGCTGCCGGCCGCATCTACGTGCTGGATCGCCAGGAGCAGGAGATCCGCGTCTTCGACGCCCGCGGCGCTTACGTGCGCACGATCGGCCGGAAGGGGCGAGGTCCGGGCGAATTCCAGGGCGCCAACGGCATGGAGTGGGACCGGGCCGGCAACCTCTGGGTCGCGGATCCGATGAATACGCGATACACCGTTTTCGATACGGCGGGCCGGTTCCTGCGGACGTACCGGCGTCCCATCCCCAGCTACGGCTATTCCTGGGAGGGTGGTTTCGACCGGGAGGGGCGGCTATACGACACGCATTTCGCGGCGGCCGGCCCGCGGCCTGAGGACCGCGTGCACGCGCTGGTACGCTTCGATTCCGATATGCAGCCTCGGGACACGTTCCCGCTGCCGTACGCGGAGGAAGAGGCGTTCCGACTGGAAACCCGGGGGGGCACGACGCGGATCTTCTTTGCCGTGCCTTTTGCGCCCCGCATGCACTGGCTGCTTGATCCGCGCGGCTATATCTGGTTCGGCTTCCCTGACCGCTACCGCATTTATCAGCGTCGCCTAAAGGGCGACACGGCTCGCATGATCGAGCGGGAAGCGAAGCCGGTGCCGGTCAGTCGCGCCGAGCGGCAGCGTGAGATCGAGCGACTCCAGCCCGTGATCGGGCAAGGCGCTCAGGTCGATCTATCCCGGATTCCCAGGTTCAAGCCGGCATTCGAGGGATTGCTGCTGGATGACGCCGGCCGGCTGTGGGTCCTGCTCCCTCGTGCGGACCGCGACTTGCGCACGTCCTTCGACGTCTTCTCCCCGGACGGCCGCTACCTGGCTCACCCGCGCATTGAGGCGCACCTTCTGGGCGGGGTGGGTTCTCCGCTGCTGCTCCGGGGCGACAGGCTTTACGGTGTGGTGCGGGACGAGCTGGACGTGCCCCACGTCATCCGCGCGCGCATCGACCGGTAA